CGACACTTAGCTCACAAGAGATAgtgagaaagcgagagagagagagcgaacgagtgagagTGAACGAAATCGAGCGACCACGCGCGGTCTGGGGAGCCGGTACaagaaccgagaccgagattcGATGGGGCGCACTGTTTAAATGTCAAATAAAGGTCAATGGCTAGCGCACCGAGACGCGCGATGGCAGGGCACTATTGTCACCAAATCGAAAGCGTTAAACCGCAAGGTATGGGGCCGAAGCGGGGACCGAACACTTGTCCGGCCCGGAATCGGTCCGGTTTCCGATTACCGTCTCTCGGTGTCCAGTTACTTACGGCACGGGATAGAGCTGAAAACGTACTACAACCGGAGGGCACACTAGAGGTGGTGTAAAGTGAAGGCAACAGCGAGAAGGGAACACGTTACTGGCTTTTCTTTCGATACGCTATGGCCCGGATCGTCGAGGACTTTGCGATGggcaacgccagcagcatccgacgacgacgacggcgacggcgacgagacAACACTACGCACACGTCCGTACCGTGCAGGGAGAGAACTTTGATTGCCGTGGCCGAGACTCGCGGGATCGGATTCGATCCCGCAATCTACTTTCCCCTTGAGGTACTCGCGGCTGAACCGGCCGGCttactctcgctcgctggttctGCTATATTGGCCCTCTCCTCGGTGACCGGAgagactggtggtggttccatcCGATTGCCGTCGAGACGGAATCCGCTCTACTCCtcgacacgcacacatcgcGGTGGCATCACCTCTATCTTATCTTATCGTCCTTTTTGGCGATTTGTTTTTGTCAAAGAGACTTGCAATGTTGAgtctggtgtgtggtggtggaccaGAGATAGAGGCGCGTAGTGGAGCGCAATAACCCAGAACGCATGCTCACGCCCTCAAACGATGCTCCGCTCTGGGTCATCAATGCTGGCGCTGGGTACCAGAATAGGACagacaaacaacaacttcTTTTGCCATTGCCTTTGCACCCTCACGGCACCGtttgggaagagaagagacgTCGTGGGCGGAATCATAGTCTCTCTGagtaaaaaaatcaaatgatgCTCTTGCTTTCTCTAGGAAAGGCTCTCGAAAGGGTGGGAGGAATGCGTTGGAAGAATGCATTCTAGACGATGTTGGGTCCACCTAACTcagagagagatgagaaatGTAGATAAACGACTTGACTAAAGAAGAACAGAACACCTCCGCTGGCGATCAATCACCCTTGACCTAACTCACTTGGATGGGAGAACGAAATCAAGTAACCAGATTTCGTTCTATGTCAGCATTACCTGTAGAACGTGATCGAGAATGAAGCGCCAAGTTCAAGGCCAAGATCGCCAAAAGAATACTGGTGGGCTCGATTGCACATCAACCAACCATTTCTTCAACGCTACTCTAGCAACCGTTGATGTGGAAAAGAGTGGTGTAACCATAGCAACGGATAATCGGATATAAGCGTTGTACAGATGTTCGAAAATGGTCCCTTCACTTCCCCCTATATTCCTTTAAATGTTTCTGACACATTTTATCGGTTATTTAACCacttaaatttcaattaaaccaCCAAAATTTATGCTTCTTGGTACAGATGTTTTTTACCCCTAAAAGTATACTTTCAGCATGCAATAATTTGTATGAAATTGCATCATTTTCGCCAGTCGTTGCACGCAAGTTTCATCTGTCAAATCTGTCACCTTCGAGAAACGGTAAACAACACCCGGCAGCGGCGCAGAGTTTAATATAAAAGTTTTAAAAGTTAAGTAGAAAAGTACCACAAAAACCGCGTATGGTGCTGGAAACGAAGCTAGGAAATAAGAGAACCAAATACTAGATAGGATAAGTAAAAGTAGTCAGTCATGTTGAACGCATTAGGAGTGATCGTCTCCGGAAGATTGGTATGTTCCAGAACAACCGAGAGAACCGCTGGCGTTGCTTTCTACCGGTGGTCCGCAGAGGCCAGTGAAATCCACTCTCGACTAACCATTGGCTACTCTGCTTTTCAGGTTCAAACCGACTTCCAGGAAATCAGTGCCACACACTTCCTTATCACCATTCCCGACGCGGACAACGTAAACCATGTGGTGGTTTTTCTCACCGGTACAGCACCCTTCCCCGAAGGAATGGCCGGTGGAGGTGAGTTGCGATGCACGCGAATGGCAGGGGACGTTGTTCACCTACGCTCGTTGTTACCCTCTCCTTGCAGTGTACTTTAGTTGGCCAGATCCGAATGCACCGCCCAGCTGGCAGTTGCTAGGTTACATCTCCAACTCGAAACCGTCTGCGATATTTAAAATTTCCCAGCTGAAGAAGCTGGACGAGATCGTCGGCCAGGCTGGTGGCGGTATTATGAACAATAATGTGTTCGGCTCAAACCTGCCCATCTCGCACATTGCCCAGATCGGTGTCTCCATCGAACCGGAAGCCTCGCTTGTACAGCAAACGCCTGCTACGGTAAGCATTGGAATGTGCGACGTTCTGCCCGTGGACCATTGTTAACCCGTACAATCTCTTACCTTCTCCTTCACACACCAGACGACCTCTAGCACGTACTATCAGTTCGGACAGAAGATTCTGGAGAATTTTTTCAACTTTGTCAGCAGCTTCTCGGTGACCCAGAGCCAGATGACACCGAACTTCAACGAAACGTACGTGCCACTCTCGACGCTGCAAACGTGGTACACCAACTTCGAGCGGCGGTTGCAGCAGAATCCCAACTTTTGGAAAAATTAATCACCTCACCGTGCAcccatcggtcgatcgatttgctAAATATCACGCGACGCCCGCCCTATCATTTTgtttaaatgcattttattGTATTAAAATAGAAAGCTTTTCGAATTTACTATAATTCCATCCCGTTGTTGGGCTGCTGTGGGTTGTTTTCATGCCGTTCCGGAGCCGGGATCGGATTCGCATTCCCCAACGATTCCCCGATGCGCTCGATCTCGTCCACGATGAACAGCATCGACTCGAGGGTCGGACGAGGATGGCACGTAACGACCATCCGGAAAAAGTTCCCAATGCCCTTGTGCAGCAACGGCACGTATCCGACCAGAGCCGTACCACGCATTACCATGCGCTCCTTAATGTCGGCCGTGACGGAGTACAACTTTTGCCACCATCGCTCAGTGGGAGGTTCGTGTTGCGTCCATCGCATCCAACTCGGTACATACCAGAAGCTAATGTTCGTGTACTGGAACTCGGTCAGCACCGGTCGGAAGCCGGTTCGGGTGCGCACCAGCTCATGTAGATACCTTGAACACTCGAACGCATTATCGACCAGCGATTCGAGTCCGGTTTCACCACGGGCTTTGTACATAAGCCAAAACTTGAAAGCGTCCACCTTCCGGCCACACTGCACACTCTTGTCGCCCGTATCGTACGAGATGTCGTAGAATTTGTCCTGTTGGAAGAGATAGTCCGCGTTGGCCGCGTTGCACTCGTGCAGTAGGCCACGctcctgcaccaccaacaccgaacACTGCAATGGTGCACCGAGAGTTTTGTGGGGGTTCCAGGCAAGCGACTGGGCCCGTTGCACACCGGCCAGTAGATTACGATGGGTGCGAGACAGAATGGCGGTTCCTCCGAGACATGCGTCCACGTGCAACCAAAGACCACCGGCGTACCGTGCGCAGATGTCGGCGATCGCCGAGAAATCATCGAACGCACCGAGCACCGTCGTACCGGCCGTTGCATTGACGAAGAACGGACGTCTTCCCGAGGCGATCACGCTCTCGATCGCACGCTCCAGCTCCTCCGGTATCATCCGTCCGGCGCAATCCGTCTTCACTTGGATCAAATTGTTCATTCCAATCCCTAGCCAGTGGACCGCTTTAGTGATGCTGTAGTGTGCCTAAAAGAGGAAAGGCAGGATGGCAAATGGTTCGATAAAATGATTTTGGATCCGGTCGAACCAATCTTACATCCTCCGAAGTGAAGACGACAAGCGGTGTCGGTAGGTTGGTGACGCCCGTCCGCTTTACATCAGGAACCGCCCGGAAACGGGCGGCCACGATTGCGTACATGTTAGACATGGATCCGCCCGGGCAGAGGATGCCATCGCCGGTAGCCGGGAAACCGAACAGCTCCAGGCACTTCTCGATGACCGCATTCTCGATCAGCGTACACGTTGGACCCACCTCAAAGGTGTACCTTGGAGTGGGGAGATAAGGCGCGGAGTTAAGTGGCCATTCGCTTGGATGGATATCCTTACTCGGACACTGCACTCACTGACTAGTGTTGAGGGCTTCCGTGATCCAGCTCCCGGTGAGACCGTACGGATCGACGCCAGCAAACAGTTGATTGTGGAAGTGCGGATGGCCGGTTCGCACGGAGTAGTGTAGCACCTGGCGGATGATCCGCTCGATCGTGGCCTCACTGCTCGGTTCCTTCTCGTCCATCGGGAAGTGTATCAACCGCTGCCCGTTGTCCAGAAAATGGAGAgtaagagagtgagagagacaaAGGGATTGGTATCTCGGTAAACCGGATTCAGGATTCAaaatcgtcgccgtcgacgtctTGAGAATCCGGTTTCTGTGCCGCGGTGGCGGTCGTTAGCCTCTCGCTAAATCAACAATCGTTCAATTGTTAAACAATTGTCGGCTTTTCGATTAGGGCTTACCTTTAAGTCGACCGGATGTTCAAACTTTACCACCGAGTGCGGTGGCGACACTTGACACCGTTCGGTTGATGTTAATCCCCCGTTGAGATACCCCTCCTCGGTTAGTATCCGATAAATGCGTTCCAGTATTGCCCACTCGTCGCTGTTGGCGCTGTGTCCATTGTGCGTGCCCTTGTTCATCGTTCACTTGCGATGgctgctccggtccggtttggGTTCCCTCCTGTACGGTTCGGTATCTGTAGCGAGACTGCCCCGATCCAAGATGTTACTGGTCATCATTAGCTCTCGGGCTACTTATCGCGCGCGGTGCCGGACACGGTACGCACATATACGAACAAAAGGTATGTCACGATACATGCGAGTGACACGCGTGCGCGCACAGAGATATGTCCTCTAGCTTCCCTTCATTTCGATTATTGAGACGACACTCAGCCGCAGGCGCAGCATGATCATCTTTATGCGATAAGCAGGCGTAGTGTGGAGTGGTGTAGGGTAGGTCCCGACATTCGCCACGCGAGTCTACCCCTTATCGGTCAACTGTTGTTGATAGCCGAGGTCAAGTGGTATGCAAATTATGTCTTCTAATGGGAATGTACGCACTGGTGATAAGGAAAACTGAGGAGCGAAAGGTACGGATCAGTCAATTGTTTGCAAATTGGTTAACGATCGAGAACAGCGCGTACTACTCTTCCGTCTTACAGATGACCGACTGATACAGTCGCTAATGTGGACGAAGGAATCTGCTGAAAGCGATGCAGCTCGTAATCTTATCTCCGGAACGTTGTGAATGATGCGTCTGggtaaatattatttttcgttttattcaaacaaccacaccacaatcCGAATGTCGTAATTTCAATCGTACATTAATTGATGATTAATGAGACAAGGAAAGACAATCAATCGGACGATAACGTCAACTCACGCTGATGTTGCGTCAGTTCAGTAATCGGTAAAGAACATTCTTTATTAGTTTATGAGGTAAGTTATCCATTTCGGAACTTTTCATCGCGCTGTGAACAtgtaaaacacatttttagtTATTTCGATTACCGCCTAGTAACatcatcgccttcgatccgGACTCTTTCAATTCATCGCTTTGGCATCGTGTTTCTTTCAATTAAAAGTAGGCCgcattgttttatgtttaaaaaatcattttagtCTTTATTTCCGAAACTTTCCACACGCATTCGATTTGAAGTAACAGTAGCTACAAATAAGCTTCCCGTTCGCTCGTTGTTAACAAAGTTTACGCGCTTACATTTAAAATTCGTTACGTTCGCTGCTTATGCCTAATGAACTGCTGCTCCGTCTCACTAACCACTGAGCGCTACTACGCAAAAAGGCCCTAAGTatccctcctcttcttcctcctcgtcgtcgtcgtcgttaacATTGTCTTGCTCCTTCCACAGAGAGCCTCCTTCACACGTAAAGTCTTATCGATGACTGTTTGGCCTAAAAGTATTGTCTCGCCGCTCGGTTTGTCGCACCGAAGCGCCTCTCTGATTTGTGTCACATACCTTTTTTTGTCGCCATAAAATATATGTTAAAATGCGTTTTTCCTTAACACTTAACAGCTCAATATGAGCTACGCATGGGCGCTGTGTTGGGCCCTCCTGGTGGAGTCCCACctcacagcatcatcatgtgtCTTTTATCGCTTTATCGCATTCAGCAGTTGACCACTACCATGGGGCGCATCCCTTACGCACTACAACACTAACATCTAGCAGGCACCGGAAGTGTCTTCCACCGTCCTTCTCCACCTCTCTAAAACGCTTGACAAAATTCGAAAACTCAACAAATGCGCCTTTATCTTGcctaaaattaaaacaataatCATCTACTCCGTACTATCGCCTACTCTCCCCCATGATGATCATTTGATTATGCTCTTTCAACCCTTCCTTTTTGATTGACGATCGCATGAATTTCGCACTCACACttaacacacagacacacatacacacactaaTGGCACACAGCGGCATTGCAAGCTTTCGCTATATCCTTCTCAACGTTCCCTTCGTTTACTGTTGTTGAGACATTTTCTAATACTAGGTTTCTCCTCACTCCTTGGCACCGATCTCACAGATCGCGCGGCATGTCATCGTCGGCTGGCAACGTCCCCAACGGTCGCTGCCGATGTCAGTACTTGTCCTCGTCCATCTCGAGCTGACGCGCATGGCGGATGTTGTTGGGCCCGTGCGAATTGCGCTTGATCGTGGCCGTATCCGTTTCGTTGAACGATTTGGCCAGAATTTTGGGCGTATTGTTACCGATCGCACCCCCGTTCACGTTGATCGATTTCACCAGCGTCCCGTTACCGTTGGCCAGCTTGGAACCGCTCGCATCGTTCCGCGGTCCCTTGAACGAGGACTGTCGCTTCGGTTTGTGGTGGCTACCATCCGTGTACTGCAACGAAATGGGATGGGAGAcgacatcagcatcagcagcggtaAGAAGGGGGGGCGATCGTGCCACCGGTGTCACCATCGCATGCCGACTTACATCCTTGGTCGGTAGCGAAGAGTACTGGTTCGGGTAGGAACCGTAGCACGGTGAACCCTGAATCGCCTTCAGGCCCTTCTGCTTGCGCTTCATGTACTGTAGCGTAGCGATGATACTGAGCGGGCAGCACAGGAGCAGAGTGAGCAGGATGGCGATCGCAACCGTTGCAACGGATGCCGCCGTTACGCCGGCCGTCTGTGGCTGTGGAACATCTACGGGGACACAAAGTAGTAGTCAGCGGATGCGAATGTTGGGAAGCTTATCATTGGTCCTTACCATTATTGAGTGCGATGCTGCACGCGCGGATCTCACGATCGCTTCCCTGGCACGTCAGCTCACCGTTGGATGAGACGGTGTTGGGTAGCAGACATATACGCGTCCGGCTCTTCTCATTATCCGCATTACACGCCGACCATTCGCTCCATTCGCCCCAACCGAGGAATGCTGCAATGAAAAGTACAACGCATAGTACGTATGATTAAAGCGCCATTTCTTTGCAAGAGATAATCTGTTTGATCACTTACAATCACAACTGGGCATCTCACAGGCTTCGTACTGCAGGCTCTTGCCCTCGCAATCGTTCTCCAACGTGACGCTACCGGCCATCGAGAGGCACTGGCGGCTGCGCGATCTCGTTCCAGTACCGCAGCTAACCGAGCACGGTGTCCAATCGGTCCAGCATCCCCATTCACCTGCAGGAAAACAACATTAACGTAGCGGTTAGCGCTCAGTGCCACTCTTGATGGACTCTTCCCCGAGTCTCACGGTCTTACCTTTGCATGGGTGCGTATTGCAAGCCCGCTTCGTCTTGTTGAAGCCCACGCAGTCGAGCTTCTCGCAGGAGCGTGTCCGGTACTGATAGCCTCCACCGCACGAGGCACTGCACGGACTCCAGGAGCTCCACTCACCCCAACCATCCTCTCCATCCTCACCGGCCAGCCCAGTGGCCGAGTGTCCACcgttcggatcgatcgatcgctgacAGGAACCATCGGCCTGACACACCCGTACCTCCTCCTTCGGTGTGATCTTCAGCAGCGCCGAGTCCGCAATCGGTGCCTTACAGGTGAAGCGGAACCGCTTCTCCACGTAGCCACCATTCGGAACCGTCCCGTTCGCTACCGTCAACCAGGGCGTCCAGGTACCGGCCTTCCGCACGTCCGGGCACGGTTGCGTATTGCACACTTCGTAATCAAAGTGACATCCCGAACAGTCCATACCACCATTCTGCGGTACGGGATTGTCACATTTGCGGCGGCGTATCCGgaatccaccaccacagaTGGCACTGCACTCGCCGAAATCCCCGTACGGACCccaaccaccatcgatcggtggttgtTTCGGTGCCGGACAGGGCGGTAGATGGGAACAGTAGATCTCGGCCCGATCCGgacccacacaaacacgtcCACCGTGAGCGGGTTTCGGGTTACCACAGGTACGGCGTCGTGTTTTCACCGCCATACCACAGGTTTGCGAGCATGCGGACCATGCGGACCATTCGGTCCAACCACCGTGCACGGTACAGTTGGTGACGGCAATGTGCATCCCCGTGCAACCCTGTCCACCGTTCTTCGGTGGTGGATTGTTACAGGATCGTGTCCGGCAGAGGCAGGTGTCGGTGTTGGGGGCAAAATCTTCCCCGACACCGATTGGCATCGGTTGTTGGCCGTTCGCCTGGGCACACTTGAACCACTCGGACCACGCCGACCAACCACCATCGACCGGTGCGGTCAGTACCGGGCATTCGGTCGCATTCTGTACCCAGTACTTGGCCAGCGTATCCCCGTTCGGTGCGACGGTACACGCTTCCTGTAGCTCGTTCCATCCGCAGTACGGATCCATCGAGTTGAGGCAACTGCTGCGTGACAAATGGCGTCCACAGTGGTTCGACGGGATTCGCATCAGCGCCAAATCCGTACCGACGTATAAGGACTCGGTATCTTTAACGTACTGCAGTGTACGGATGCGGGTATCGGGATGTGCCTCCGGTTGCCAGATTTCGATCACGCATGTCTCTTTCGTACGGGGCAGCACCGTCACCTTCTTGATACGTCCAGCATCCGTCGCCACGTACATGATGTGGACACGTTCGTGCAGCTTCGTCGGTATAATGTCGATCGCAATGTGACTGAAGCGTTCGAGCTCCGCATGATGCAACGGGCGGCCCATCAGTGGCTGAACGGCTTGATCCATCAGCTGATACTTGGACGATTCGATCAGTGACATGTGCCGGCCCGAGCTACTCGTACCACGGCACTCGTAATGGTCCCGATTGGTGACCTCTTGTGCCTTCCACGCTGATCCCGATGCATCCTGATGCTTGAACGCACCTTCGAAGGCGGCCTGTATGGCGGACATGTTGTAGGCACAGATGGCCGATCCGTGGATGCTGTTCctgtagcagaagaagaccAGGTGATTAGAGTTCGCGCTCCAACTTGTCTCGTTCACTTCACTGATACTTACTCGGGTGTAGTGAAGGTGGCGTACAGGACACCCTCATCATGGGAGTACACCATTCCCTGGACCTCGTTGTAATAGAACGGATAATTTCCCGGCAGTGAGCAGTTGAGCCGTGCCTTCACAAACGATGTCCAGTTATCTCTCAGGATACCGTACGTACCACCGGGATCGTTCTTACACACACGTGCAATGCGCGAGTACACGATCTTACCACAGTTCATGTACTCGACGGCGGCCTCACGCAGCACGAAGTAGATGAATCCGCCATGCTCGAAGCTTCCCACGAACTGAGGATCATTCAGCAGGAGTGAATTGTACTGGACGGTACGCAGGATACGCGAGCTGTTCTGCGTAATGTCCGAGCGCAGGATGGCCgaatcggaaccggaaaaatCCGTTACCGAACCAACGAACAGTTGGCCGGTCTCGGACATTAGGGCGGTCATGTTGGCGTGTGGATTGTACGGACATTTGGCCACACCATCGTCATCTCGGTGCACCGACGAAAGGTCCTCCATCTGGCGCATCGTACAGCGAGGGCTGAAGCCGTGCGTACCGCACACGTACACCTGATTACCGAAGCTCTGCAGCACCATGACGTAGTTTCGGCAGTTCTCCTCCGTTTGGCCCTTGGCCAGACAGAGCGCACGCAAGTAGGGCGGTACATCCCATGCCACACGCTCGATGACATCGAGACGGAGCGAGAATCGGAACAAGTTATCTCTGTGGATGGGAAGAAAGACGAAGGGGAAAGACGTTAGAACATTTACAATACTTTGAATCACAAGCGCTAAGATTGGatcacgaaaagaaaaacattttcccttTCATAACCCTCACTGCAAGTCATGCCTACGAGAGGAATTCCAACATTTTGTCAGAATTTTAATTGAGTAATATCTTCATCATTCCACATATTCATTCCGCCAATTATTTATCAATCATTGGCCATTCCTAATCCATGCTGCGAGAGGGTCAATTCGATGCTTTCCAACGACACAATGCtacacccccctccccgccgggGAGTAAAAATGTCGTAAAAACGCCATAAAGCTCGTGTCCATAAAAAGATAGATTTGTATAATTGATCATCAAATTCGAAGGGATTACCCATTttagcaactgctgctgctgctgccgccgctactCCCGGGCACATCTTTTACGGCACGCTCACTTTCGTCGTAGAAGATCTATGGTGAGTAGCTTGTCAGGGCGTCGGGAGTAGTTTCTCAAAGATTTCTGAGAAGTCAATTAAAAGTCCGTTCGCATGCGCGGATCTCGTTCTCCGATTTGCCactccaataaaaaaaaaaaaaaactggcgtGACCGGCGCGTTCCGGGGCACACTTACTTCCATAACGATCCATCATGGCGCCGACTGGGCCAGCTCGGCCAGTGTTTGCTGGTGGGTTGGGCGGTTTATCGCTGCTAACCATCGGCCAGATAATTATCTTCGCGCCACCATCAAACCGGAGCGATGGCGGTGTGATATAAAATCAGACcccgggttttgttttttttataggaGAAACACCTTCGGCAATTCCAGCCGAGCGTAGGATGGTTTGGCGACGCCAAAAAGCGCActctggcgtgtgtgtgtccgcctTCGCCGCTTCGAAACACCCACGCACGCCACACCAGGACAACAGGCGGACCCGGTTTTCGGTGTTGCCAAATGTGTCCGTGTCTGCCTGCCACTCCATTccagaaaaggaaatggagCCACCGCCTGACGGGGCGGGAGTTCAAACGATTTGTCCATCGCCTCGCTCGAGGCCACCTACAACACACAGCACGAGAATCCACCACCGGGCATCCGCATGGGCTTCGGGGAGGGCGCCAAAAGTTAATGATTCAACATGGATTTTGTGCAGACGATCGGCTGAAGTGGCTTCTATGTgggtggcgttggcgttttTGGGATGCTGCCATGATGATCCGTACGATCAATGGAGCAACAGCCACAGACTGTGTCAGCCTTCAGACGGAAGCAGGTCTATAAATCATGCTCCTGCTTTGTGAGGTAACatcggctggttggtggtggtgaatgatGGTGGAACGATTAGAAGGTTTGTTGGATAGCATGTGACGATGCGAGTTAGCTCATAAAGCGCGTATCCTTTAGAAATTGGCTTACATTTGAAAAAACGATCGAGCATCTATTCAAAAGTAGATGCTATTTAATAAAAttgggtttttctttgttttgaagCGCTGCATACGTCATTTCGAGTGCAGTGTAGTGGCAAGATATTGGCTAGCGGATGTAGTAGGCCATGATTTAGTTCGCTAGAAGTGACAGAAGTGAATTGAACTGTCACAAAAAATGCAGTAGAATTTTTAATACGACTACATGACTTCCTGATGTCTTTTGTAGTAGTGGTCGAAGCGATTTTCTTTGCTTATCTTTGGAATCTACTACCTCGATTTGACACCGTTTTATTAGCTGTGATCCACATGCCATGCAAATGCGGTCACAGATGTCGAAATTATTTAATCAAACACGACTGTCCGGCTCCTACTGTCCACCTTCTCCATCGTCCTCTCGCCTCTCCCCCCACTTTCAGCCACCGTTAATGATGAataattaccgcgatttcaCCTCACCAAACTGCTTGTACCACTAATCGATGTTATGATTACCGGATATGTTACGGCCTTTCCTATGACGACCTGTCGACCTGACGTAAGGCTACAAACGGCACGAAATCCGTTGCTCCGTCTAATGCGTTGCAGCAGCGTACCGACGTCGTTCCGTCGCAGTGGAACGAAGGAGTGGCACCAGAGTTTGTTTAGCACCGCCGGGTGGAAGGCAAATTTGTTTGGTTCGGAGTTTGCCGACTGCGACTCGCTCCTGTGATTTATGAACGAAAGCTGCGCGAACGAAGTGTGCTTTGCGTGTGATGTTGCTGCGCGTGCTACCGCCGGCCACACGCCATCGCGTcaagcatgcagcacgccgtTCGTGGAGTGTCGGAGCGCGGAGTGTTATGGTGCTAGTAGGGTAGTTTAATGACACCCAAAGGCTCGTGCCATGCGTGCCAGGAAGTAGTggtcccgacgacgacgtgcaccacgacgaccacgggaTCAATTTGATGAAGCGCGAACCAATTGACAAAAACCCTTTCCTGCCTTCCTTCGCAGGTCCGGTCTTCCGGGTTGGGATCCTCGGGGAGTGCTTGAATGAGAGGTATAGCAAGCACCATTTTTGCTCCATCTCAAAAACCTGTGTTCGCCAAAAACGGTTCACCGCTACCGCCGTGACTAGTGCCGATTGGTTATGCAAAACAGCTCCGGTCCAGCTTAGGCAAATCGGCGGTAAGTAATCGGAGCATCGCCAGTTTGGTAGCCATATTTATGGCGAACGGTCTCTGGTGGTCCTACTGGCAGATACCTGCCGCAGAACGGTGCATTAAACATGCAAATCTGTCGGTCGGTATCTTGGTT
The sequence above is a segment of the Anopheles darlingi chromosome 2, idAnoDarlMG_H_01, whole genome shotgun sequence genome. Coding sequences within it:
- the LOC125948333 gene encoding protein OPI10 homolog, which codes for MLNALGVIVSGRLVQTDFQEISATHFLITIPDADNVNHVVVFLTGTAPFPEGMAGGVYFSWPDPNAPPSWQLLGYISNSKPSAIFKISQLKKLDEIVGQAGGGIMNNNVFGSNLPISHIAQIGVSIEPEASLVQQTPATTTSSTYYQFGQKILENFFNFVSSFSVTQSQMTPNFNETYVPLSTLQTWYTNFERRLQQNPNFWKN
- the LOC125948323 gene encoding cysteine sulfinic acid decarboxylase, whose translation is MNKGTHNGHSANSDEWAILERIYRILTEEGYLNGGLTSTERCQVSPPHSVVKFEHPVDLKRLIHFPMDEKEPSSEATIERIIRQVLHYSVRTGHPHFHNQLFAGVDPYGLTGSWITEALNTSQYTFEVGPTCTLIENAVIEKCLELFGFPATGDGILCPGGSMSNMYAIVAARFRAVPDVKRTGVTNLPTPLVVFTSEDAHYSITKAVHWLGIGMNNLIQVKTDCAGRMIPEELERAIESVIASGRRPFFVNATAGTTVLGAFDDFSAIADICARYAGGLWLHVDACLGGTAILSRTHRNLLAGVQRAQSLAWNPHKTLGAPLQCSVLVVQERGLLHECNAANADYLFQQDKFYDISYDTGDKSVQCGRKVDAFKFWLMYKARGETGLESLVDNAFECSRYLHELVRTRTGFRPVLTEFQYTNISFWYVPSWMRWTQHEPPTERWWQKLYSVTADIKERMVMRGTALVGYVPLLHKGIGNFFRMVVTCHPRPTLESMLFIVDEIERIGESLGNANPIPAPERHENNPQQPNNGMEL